The Apium graveolens cultivar Ventura chromosome 11, ASM990537v1, whole genome shotgun sequence genome has a window encoding:
- the LOC141697780 gene encoding putative protein arginine N-methyltransferase 6 isoform X1, whose amino-acid sequence MKSEEEPESYGCLLELTWNGQKTVSVYAVEATEVVVQAQKVMRVNNLSETVTVLRGFVEDVEINEKVDVIVSDWMDQLLIYDYENIFGSILTTRDRLLKPGGLIIPSRATKILYWNSSKYKCGSPWRETTTRKKNHCQIMANKHHVIS is encoded by the exons ATGAAATCGGAAGAG GAACCAGAATCATATGGATGCTTACTAGAACTGACATGGAATGGACAAAAAACTGTGTC TGTATATGCAGTGGAAGCCACTGAAGTTGTAGTGCAG GCACAAAAAGTTATGCGGGTCAATAATCTATCTGAAACGGTCACTGTTTTACGTGGATTTGTGGAG GATGTTGAAATTAATGAAAAGGTTGATGTTATAGTTTCAGATTGGATGGATCAGTTACTCATCTATGATTATGAG AACATCTTTGGGAGCATCCTTACAACCAGGGATCGCCTGCTAAAACCTGGTGGTCTTATTATTCCTTCAAGGGCAACG AAAATATTATACTGGAATTCAAGCAAATATAAATGTGGCTCACCATGGAGAGAAACAACCACACGGAAGAAGAATCATTGTCAAATAATGGCCAACAAACACCATGTAATTTCATAG
- the LOC141697780 gene encoding putative protein arginine N-methyltransferase 6 isoform X2: protein MKSEEEPESYGCLLELTWNGQKTVSAQKVMRVNNLSETVTVLRGFVEDVEINEKVDVIVSDWMDQLLIYDYENIFGSILTTRDRLLKPGGLIIPSRATKILYWNSSKYKCGSPWRETTTRKKNHCQIMANKHHVIS from the exons ATGAAATCGGAAGAG GAACCAGAATCATATGGATGCTTACTAGAACTGACATGGAATGGACAAAAAACTGTGTCT GCACAAAAAGTTATGCGGGTCAATAATCTATCTGAAACGGTCACTGTTTTACGTGGATTTGTGGAG GATGTTGAAATTAATGAAAAGGTTGATGTTATAGTTTCAGATTGGATGGATCAGTTACTCATCTATGATTATGAG AACATCTTTGGGAGCATCCTTACAACCAGGGATCGCCTGCTAAAACCTGGTGGTCTTATTATTCCTTCAAGGGCAACG AAAATATTATACTGGAATTCAAGCAAATATAAATGTGGCTCACCATGGAGAGAAACAACCACACGGAAGAAGAATCATTGTCAAATAATGGCCAACAAACACCATGTAATTTCATAG